The DNA segment GCCATCACCCGCGAAAGCCAGGAAAGCGGCGCAGCCACGAGCATGGCAATCGGTTCGGGATAGCTTAGCCCCACCTGCTTGGGCACCAGTTCCCCAAAAATTAGGGCAATGTAGGTGCTGCCGATAGCCACTAGCAGCGTGGAAAGCACATGGGCGTAGGGCGACAAAACCGGAATCTGGGCTAGACTGGCTTGCAGGTGATTGCCCAGCGTCGCTTCCCCAAACGCACCAATCAAAATGCCCACCAACGTAATCACGATTTGGATGGTGGACAACATGCGGGTGGGATGGCCGGCAAGGTCCAAAACCAGTTGGGCGCGATGGTCGCCTTCGTTTGCCTGTTGCTGGAGCCGGGTTTTGCGAGCCGACAGGATCGCCAGTTCTGACATGGCAAATAGACCGTTAATAAGCGTCAGAACCAGGATCAGGCCAAGCGCAGACCAACTGTTCATGTATAAAGGGTTAGGAAGCCACCCTAGTACCCCATTATGACCCCAGCCCGCACCATTTGTCTCGGTTTTCTGCTGGTAATTAGCGTGGGGACACTCCTGCTCGTTGGCCCCTGGGCCACCCAAACCCACCAGTGGAGCGATCCGGTAACCGCCCTGTTTACCGCTACTTCCGCCGTTTGTGTCACGGGACTTTCGGTGGTAGATGTTGGTACATATTACTCGCTGTTTGGACAAATCATACTGCTGTTGTTAGTGCAAATTGGCGGTTTGGGTTACATGACCTCCATGACCCTGTTGTTCATGGCGTTGGGGCGGCGGTTCCGGCTCAAGGATAAGTTAGCCATCCAGCACGCCCTGGACCAGAGTGGCATTGGCGGGATTCAGGGGCTATTGCGGTTGATCCTGGCGGCGACAGTGCTGATTGAGACGCTGGGGGCACTGGCCCTGTGGTCGGTGTTCCGGCGGGAATATGGCTGGGGACGGGGGCTATGGCTGGCAGTTTTTCACAGCGTCAGCGCCTTTAACAACGCCGGGTTTAGTTTGTTTCCCGACAGTTTAATGCGCTATCAACGGTCGGGACCGGTAGTGGGGGTGGTTTCGGCCTTGATCATGCTGGGGGGCATCGGTTATCCGGTGCTGTCGGACCTGTGGCATTGGTTCCGGCGGCGCCAGGCGGTGAGTCTCAATACCAAAGTGGTGTTGACGACCAGCGGGTTTCTCTGGGCCGTAGGGATGCTCCTACTTTGGGCGGTCGAGGTGCGCAACCCGGCCACTTTGGGGCGCTTACCCCTGGCCGGCCAGTGGTGGGCGGCTTGGTTCCACAGCGTCACGCCCCGGACTGCCGGTTTCAACACAATTGATGTGGGGCAAATGACGGTGACCGGACTGGTCATTACTATGGTGTTGATGTTTATCGGCGCCAGTCCAGGGGGAACCGGCGGGGGCATCAAAACGACCACTGTGCGGGTGCTGGTGCGAGCCACGCGGACCATTCTGCGGGGCCATGAGGAAGTGATTATGTACGAACGGGAAATCCCGCCGGTGCTGATTTACAAAGCCATTGCTGTGCTCATCGGGTCGCTGGGAGTGGTAATGCTGATGGTGACTTTGTTATCCATCACCGAGGCTGGCCAGGACCACGGGTTTTTGGCGCTGTTGTTTGAGGTGGTGTCGGCATTTGGCACAGTTGGGCTGTCTACTGGCATCACTGGGCAGTTGACGGTTCCAGGCAAGTTGTTGATCGCGGTGACGATGTACGTGGGACGGGTGGGGGTGTTGTTGCTGATGGCGGCCATCGTCAGTGAACCCCGCCCCCTGCGCACCCATTACCCCGAAGAGACTTTTTTGGTAGGGTAGAGCTAGGGACCCGAGGGAGCGCATGCAGGCGTTTTGGCAGCGCCGTCGCCACCAGCAGGGGCGCCAGTTTGGGGTCATTGGCCTGGGACGCTTTGGCCGGTCGGTCTGCCGTACCCTCAAGAGCATGGGCTGCGAAGTCCTAGGGGCGGACAAAAGGGAAGACCTGGTGGCGGCCATTGTGGAAGAAGGGATTGTGGACCATGCAGTGGAACTGGACACCACAGACCCCAACGCCTTGAAGGAAGCGGGCTTTTTTGAATTTGAAACGGTGATTGTCGCCATCGGCAACTACATCGAACAGAGCGTGATCACCACCTTAAATTTGCGCGAAGCCAACGTGCCGAATATCATTGCCAAGGCATCATCGGACATTCACGGGCGGTTGCTGGAGAAAGTGGGAGCCACCCGCGTGGTTTACCCAGAAAAACAAATGGGGGAACAACTGGCCCGCTCCCTGGTGCGTCCCAACATCATCGAGCGGCTGGAGGTAGACCCGGAAAACAGCATCGTGGAGGTGCGGGTGCCGCCGGCATTCGTGGGCAAAAGTATCGTGGACCTGAAGCTGCGCAACGAGTACGGGATCAGCGTGATTGCTGTGGGTCGTCCCGGTTCCCATTTTGAAATCAATCCCAACCCGACAGCGCCCCTGGAAGAGGGCATGATGATGTGGGTGATTGGCAGCAACCACGACCTGAACCGGCTGATGGATTTGACCCAATGAAGCGCCTGGCGCTGGTGCTGTTAGGGCTAGGGCTGGCAGGTTGCACGAACCTCCAGACAACAAAGGCTCCTCCCAAATTGGCTATTGAACAGTCTGTCCCCACAACAACCAGGACGGCAAGAGTGCTCGCGGTACCTACCCAGTTGGTCAAAACTGCCAGCCTGTCCCTGCAAGTCGCGGATGCCACTGCCGCCAGCCAACGGGCCATCACTTGGGTGCGTCAAGCCGGTGGGGAGCTGTTGAACTTGGAAGACAGCGGCATGGTGGGGGACGTGCGCCGGTTAAGTTTGGAACTGCAAGTGCCCGCTCCTCAGTTGGAAACCATGCTGGAGCGTTTGACAACGTTGGGCACCCTGGAGAGCCGGCAAGTGACCGCCGAAGACGTGAGCGACCAACTGGTGGATTTGAACGCCCGCCTGCGCAATCTCCGCCGGACGGAAGCGATGCTGCTGAAGATCATGGAGCGCTCTGGTTCAGTCGGGGACGTGCTCAAGGTGGCTCAGGAGGTCGCTCGCGTGCGGGAGCAGATTGAGCAGTTGGACGCCCAGCGGGTGAACCTGCAAAACCGCGTGCGCTACGCCCGGATTCAGGTGCAACTGGCGGCTACCCAAGTGAAAGCGCCTTCTCTGGGTGACCGTCTGGGGGAAACTTGGGGACAGGCCACGAGTGCTCTGAGTCAGTTCACTACCGGCGTTCTCCAAATCGCCCTGTGGACGGTGGTGTTTAGTCCCTACTGGCT comes from the Gloeomargarita sp. SKYB120 genome and includes:
- a CDS encoding DUF4349 domain-containing protein, with translation MLAVPTQLVKTASLSLQVADATAASQRAITWVRQAGGELLNLEDSGMVGDVRRLSLELQVPAPQLETMLERLTTLGTLESRQVTAEDVSDQLVDLNARLRNLRRTEAMLLKIMERSGSVGDVLKVAQEVARVREQIEQLDAQRVNLQNRVRYARIQVQLAATQVKAPSLGDRLGETWGQATSALSQFTTGVLQIALWTVVFSPYWLPTGLGLRWFYRVLRQRRPSPGP
- a CDS encoding TrkA family potassium uptake protein; this encodes MQAFWQRRRHQQGRQFGVIGLGRFGRSVCRTLKSMGCEVLGADKREDLVAAIVEEGIVDHAVELDTTDPNALKEAGFFEFETVIVAIGNYIEQSVITTLNLREANVPNIIAKASSDIHGRLLEKVGATRVVYPEKQMGEQLARSLVRPNIIERLEVDPENSIVEVRVPPAFVGKSIVDLKLRNEYGISVIAVGRPGSHFEINPNPTAPLEEGMMMWVIGSNHDLNRLMDLTQ
- a CDS encoding TrkH family potassium uptake protein, with product MTPARTICLGFLLVISVGTLLLVGPWATQTHQWSDPVTALFTATSAVCVTGLSVVDVGTYYSLFGQIILLLLVQIGGLGYMTSMTLLFMALGRRFRLKDKLAIQHALDQSGIGGIQGLLRLILAATVLIETLGALALWSVFRREYGWGRGLWLAVFHSVSAFNNAGFSLFPDSLMRYQRSGPVVGVVSALIMLGGIGYPVLSDLWHWFRRRQAVSLNTKVVLTTSGFLWAVGMLLLWAVEVRNPATLGRLPLAGQWWAAWFHSVTPRTAGFNTIDVGQMTVTGLVITMVLMFIGASPGGTGGGIKTTTVRVLVRATRTILRGHEEVIMYEREIPPVLIYKAIAVLIGSLGVVMLMVTLLSITEAGQDHGFLALLFEVVSAFGTVGLSTGITGQLTVPGKLLIAVTMYVGRVGVLLLMAAIVSEPRPLRTHYPEETFLVG